The candidate division TA06 bacterium B3_TA06 nucleotide sequence GCCTTGTGGGCACCTTCACTGTAGGCAAAGCGGCAAGGGATGGAGTCCGGCTCCCCTTCGATGGTCACCGCTACCTCTCCGCTCAGGCCTGCTATAACTGCGGTGATGGAGTCCGTGCTGACGGAATCAACCAACTCGGCAACCCGAGGGTCATACTCCACAACAGAAAACCCCGCGAGCATCATCATTCCTGTTAGCATCGATAGGATCACAATATCCTCCTTGCTTTAATATACCTTCAGGAATCCGGATGTCAATAGGGAATTTACCCTGCATGCAAGATAGAGACGGTATTTGAATTATCCCAGAAGGGCTCGGGTGAACTCAGCGGCACAGAAGGGCACTATGTCCTCGGGTTGCTCGCCCATCCCTATGAAGTAGATGGGAAGCGAGAGGCGTTCGACTATTGGGATCACCACCCCGGCCTTACAGGTGCCGTCAAGTTTGGCGATCACAAGACCTGTAACACCCAAGGCATCGTAGAAGCCCTCTGCCTGCCTGAGACCGTTCTGGCCGGTGGAGGCATCCATTACAAGAAGAACCTCATGAGGGGCTTCGGGTATCACCTTAGCAGCCACCCTTCTGATTTTCTCCGCCTCGGCCATCAGGTCGCGCCGGGTGTGAAGACGCCCTGCGGTGTCCACAAGGACAACGCCGTAGCCCTTGGAGAGGGCCTTCTTTAGAGCGTCGTAGACCACGGCTGCGGAGTCCTGACCCTGCACCGAGGAGACAAGATCGGTAGCGGTGCGGGCGGCCCAGCGCTCAAGCTGGAGCCCTGCCGCGTCGCGGTAGGTGTCTGCCGCGGCTATTAGAACTTTGTGAGGTCTCCACAAGGTGGCCAACTTGGCAACGGTAGTGGTCTTCCCACTCCCGTTGGTGCCTACCACCATTACAACCGTTGGATGAGCACCGAACTCGAACGGCTTCTGGGCTTTCTCTAATATTCCCTGGATGAGTCCAGCCAATCTTTCCTTCTCCCCCTTTGATTCGGAAAGAAGGGATTCGACGCGTTCGACCCCGATGTCGGCCTCTACGAGTAGCTCCTCAAGCTCATCGCGGTCACCGCTGCTGAACGCCCGCGTGAACCGGCGGCGCAGGCTTAAGAAGCCTTCCCTAAGCTTCTTCCACTGCAACATGGTGGCGCTTTACGTCCTTTAAGCGCACCGAGATGATCTTGGACACACCCGGCTCCTCCATCGTTATCCCGTAGATTGTGTCCGCCTTCTCCATGGTGCGCTTGTTGTGGGTGATAATGAAGACCTGGATGTGCTCCTTGATGTGCGAGAGGTAGGATGCAAACTTGAGTACGTTAGCGTCGTCAAGTGGCGCGTCAAGCTCGTCGATAAAAATGAAGGGTGCGGGACGCACTCCGTAGAAGGCAAAGAGCAGCGCGATGCCCAACAGGGCACGCTCGCCGTCTGAGAGCTGGGAGAGGCGCTTGAGCTGTTTACCCTCTGGACGAGCGGTTATTTGGATAGGCGAGTTGAAGGGCTCGTCCGGATTCTCTAATCGCAGATCCGCCTCGCCGCCAGGGAAAAAGAAGTTGAATGTCCGACGGAACTCCTCCCGCAACGCCCTGAAGGTGGTCTCGAAACGGCTCCGGGCCTCCTCGTCTATCTCGCGGATGATAGTGGTCAGGCTTTCCGCGGCCTGGCTGATGTCGGTATGCTGTGCCTTTAAGCGATCCAGTTCTGCCTTTTCTTCTTCGTATTGGATCGCGGCATACTCGTTGACCGGCCCCAAATCCTCAATGCGACGTTTGATCTCGGCAAGCTCAGCATCCACCTCCTCAGGCGTCATCGCTTGCGCGTCCGCGTCTTGATCCGCAGGTAGAGGCGTTGAAACCAGAGGTCCCAGCTCCTGCCTTTCCCGCTTCAAGAGAAGCAGCTCGGTGCGAAGCTGAATAAGGTCCTCCCTCAAGCTTTCAAGCCCGGCCTCACGTTCGGTAAGTTCTTCCTCCTTCTCTCGTTTGGCCTGGATAACCTTTGATGTGTCAATCTTTGCCAGACGCTCGGCTTGCCGCTCGCGGCGTTCGTTAAGGCTGGCATGTTCTTTTTGAAGCTCCTCGACAGCCTCACCAAGGTCTGATGTTTCCTGTCGGGTGCTTTCCGCATCCTTCTGCCGGGAGGCAAGAAGTTGATCCAGACGGCCTTTCTCAGCCTCCAGACGCTCGTTGCGCTCACGAGCCAGATGCTCTGCTTCCTCCTCCTTTCCCAAGGTAAGAAGCTGATCGTTAAGCCCTGCCAGTTTGTCACGCAGGGCTTCCTCTTCTTCGCTGAGAGTCTTCTCAAGCTCACTCAGCGCCTCTTCTTTCTCGGAGCGCTGCGACTCCAGCATGCTTATCTTTTCTTCAAGCTCCGCGAGCGTTCCTCGAGCACCTTCGGCTTCTTGTTCACATTTGTGTGCTTGGGCTCGCAAGCGGTCGCGTTCTCGTTCGAGCTCGGCGACCTGTTCATTTATGCGAGCAACCTCTGTCTCCAACGCCTGCTTGCGGCTTCGTTCCTCAAGGTATGAACTTCTCGCTTCATCGAGCTTGGTGGCAAGGTCATCGCGTTCTTTGCGTGATCGGTCCAGATTTTCTTCCAGGGAAGCAATCGAGGTCTTCTCCTGCTT carries:
- a CDS encoding signal recognition particle-docking protein FtsY; protein product: MLQWKKLREGFLSLRRRFTRAFSSGDRDELEELLVEADIGVERVESLLSESKGEKERLAGLIQGILEKAQKPFEFGAHPTVVMVVGTNGSGKTTTVAKLATLWRPHKVLIAAADTYRDAAGLQLERWAARTATDLVSSVQGQDSAAVVYDALKKALSKGYGVVLVDTAGRLHTRRDLMAEAEKIRRVAAKVIPEAPHEVLLVMDASTGQNGLRQAEGFYDALGVTGLVIAKLDGTCKAGVVIPIVERLSLPIYFIGMGEQPEDIVPFCAAEFTRALLG